Proteins from one Ranitomeya variabilis isolate aRanVar5 chromosome 1, aRanVar5.hap1, whole genome shotgun sequence genomic window:
- the LOC143795567 gene encoding posterior protein-like, with protein MKELAELKEASYLMQKIQVKEDIDKISDSVIGISDKTASKIHGLQSDVNELAVRNRQLEEQLKEYRLSLTSHAAQVYSLELKNSQMEKLIATLESQLDKANCQLHNKERCIQSLTSKKCSTETVNVCTLSNEGTMDAGYRSPLIDNSPLLTISEKLHLCQLLGKFESHISPVILSNRFEHVVQQYNLNNKNAWSLLQVWLPGPIAGQLKTEQMGDSCNGAEIRRKELQRIIGGRDIRGENALAMTRFRRYDDPLLFCNNYLSLYRTVYNCLEMSQDDANFLCSMANHCNVDYTTRMTLRNNSSYENFVNILRDWCNESKEQYEPSENVSAVYRPRRQGYVRYCYKCGQPGHIKRYCNTPNVYPERKNHSLHQEIDSVEAEEESISYNTEFIETCEEIGNVEAGPDTTAPKPETLRNPNDKSKTEKHQEMSYNKQQKEGANIPMIDPWTGDHVIVFNQDLKLDG; from the exons ATGAAAGAGTTGGCTGAATTAAAAGAAGCAAGTTATTTGATGCAAAAGATACAAGTCAAGGAGGACATAGACAAAATTAGTGATTCTGTTATTGGAATTTCTGATAAAACAGCTAGTAAAATACATGGTTTGCAATCAGATGTAAATGAATTAGCTGTGAGAAATAGACAGTTGGAGGAACAATTGAAGGAGTATAGACTGAGCCTCACTTCACATGCAGCTCAGGTTTATTCTTTAGAACTGAAAAATAGTCAAATGGAGAAGTTAATTGCAACACTGGAGAGTCAACTGGATAAAGCTAATTGTCAATTGCATAACAAAGAGCGATGTATACAGTCTCTGACATCAAAGAAATGCAGCACTGAGACAGTCAATGTATGTACTCTTTCTAATGAGGGTACAATGGATGCCGGATATAGATCTCCATTGATTGATAATTCTCCATTGCTCACTATTTCTGAGAAGCTTCATCTGTGTCAACTTCTTGGCAAATTTGAGTCACATATTTCTCCAGTCATTCTGTCCAATAGATTTGAACATGTTGTCCAACAGTATAATCTGAACAATAAAAATGCTTGGTCTCTATTACAAGTTTGGCTTCCAGGGCCAATTGCAGGACAACTAAAAACAGAACAAATGGGTGATAGTTGTAATGGTGCAGAGATAAGAAGGAAGGAATTGCAACGCATCATAGGTGGACGAGACATTAGAGGTGAAAATGCCCTAGCAATGACCAGATTCAGGCGATATGATGATCCGTTGCTCTTTTGTAATAATTATCTGTCCCTATATAGGACTGTTTACAACTGTCTGGAAATGTCTCAGGATGATGCTAATTTCCTATGTTCAATGGCAAATCATTGCAATGTAGATTACACCACAAGAATGACTCTAAGGAATAATAGCTCCTATGAAAACTTTGTGAATATACTTAGGGACTGGTGTAATGAGTCTAAAGAGCAATATGAACCATCAGAAAATGTATCTGCTGTATACAGACCCAGAAGGCAAGGATATGTTAGGTATTGTTATAAATGTGGTCAACCAGGACACATTAAACGGTATTGTAATACACCTAACGTGTACCCAGAAAGAAAAAATCATTCACTGCACCAAGAAATTgatagtgttgaggctgaagaggaAAGTATCTCCTATAACACAGAGTTCATAGAGACATGTGAGGAGATAGGTAATGTAGAAGCTGGCCCTGATACAACGGCACCAAAACCAGAAACATTGCGGAATCCAAATGACAAAAGTAAGACAGAAAAACATCAGGAGATGTCATATAATAAACAACAAAAGGAAGGTGCTAATATCCCTATGATCGATCCATGG ACTGGAGACCAT GTAATAGTCTTCAATCAGGACCTGAAGTTGGATGGCTAA